One window from the genome of Lathamus discolor isolate bLatDis1 chromosome 8, bLatDis1.hap1, whole genome shotgun sequence encodes:
- the OTUD7A gene encoding OTU domain-containing protein 7A isoform X4 has product MPSSRPASPAAACLAAPLNDHMTLDMDAVLSDFVRSTGAEPGLARDLLEGKNWDLTAALNDYEQLRQVHTANLPQAFNEGRYHKQQEPEQPPQVTKAERPCLQRQDDIAQEKRLSRGISHASSAIVSLARSHVANECSNEQFPLEMPIYTFQLPDLSVYSEDFRSFIERDLIEQATMVALEQAGRLNWWSTVCTSCKRLLPLATTGDGNCLLHAASLGMWGFHDRDLVLRKALYTMMRSGAEREALKRRWRWQQTQQNKESGLVYTEEEWEREWNELLKLASSEPRTHFSKNGGTGGGVDNSEDPVYESLEEFHVFVLAHILRRPIVVVADTMLRDSGGEAFAPIPFGGIYLPLEVLPNRCHCSPLVLAYDQAHFSALVSMEQKDQQREQAVIPLTDSEHKLLPLHFAVDPGKDWEWGKDDNDNTRLANLILSLEAKLNLLHSYMNVTWIRIPSETRAPLAQPESPTASAGEDVQSLADSMDSDRDSICSNSNGNNGKNSKEKEKDKQRKDKDKTRTDSVANKIGSLSKTLGIKLKKNMGGLGGLVHGKMSRANSGNGKNGDAVEKVKEKKSKSRKGSKEESGQSASTSPSEKTTPSPTDRASNSPIEKTNAKSFPDKQSDPWKYSTDVKLSLNILRAAMQGERKFIFAGLLLTSHRHQFHEEMIGYYLTSAQERFNAEQEQKRKDAEKKAALNGSSSRKLEPEAYSKEKSETSPQDRASPVLPQSHTTQLVLKFKDRTSPTPGSFSSPSNGAKKSGPIPVSAHYSHTPPVQRQSVIHLHDVNSKPSSFQDDTYKPVVGTLKTCATYPQQNRSLSSQSYSPARISGIRTVNTVESLSYAMPTEHKSQTYTNGFNTGDIRDCLEYADEDAPQTWLNNDKNQGRSTVCPIYSIQQNRCKKENCSFYGRPETENYCSYCYKEELKRRERENKGHRH; this is encoded by the exons ATGCCTTCTAGCCGACCAGCGAGTCCTGCTGCTGCATGCCTGGCAGCACCTCTGAATGATCACATGACTCTTGATATGGATGCAGTCCTGTCAGACTTTGTTCGGTCCACAGGGGCAGAACCAGGTCTGGCGAGAGACTTACTGGAAG GCAAAAACTGGGACTTGACAGCAGCGTTGAATGATTATGAGCAGCTCCGGCAGGTACACACGGCCAACCTGCCACAGGCGTTCAACGAGGGCAGGTACCACaagcagcaggagccagagcAGCCTCCCCAGGTGACAAAGGCAGAGCGGCCCTGCCTGCAAAGGCAGGATGACATTGCTCAAG aaaagcgTCTTTCCAGAGGTATTTCTCATGCCAGCTCAGCCATAGTCTCCCTTGCTCGATCACATGTAGCAAATGAGTGCAGCAACGAACAGTTTCCTTTGGAGATGCCCATCTACACATTCCAACTGCCAGACCTTAGCGTGTATAGTGAAGACTTCAGAAGCTTCATTGAGCGTGACTTAATTGAGCAGGCAACGATGGTTGCTTTGGAGCAAGCAG GACGATTGAATTGGTGGTCCACGGTGTGTACAAGCTGCAAACGTCTTCTTCCCTTAGCTACAACCGGTGATGGAAACTGCCTCTTGCATGCTGCATCTTTAG GGATGTGGGGATTTCATGACCGGGACCTTGTTCTGCGTAAAGCACTCTATACGATGATGAGAAGTGGAGCTGAAAGGGAAGCACTGAAAAGAAGATGGAGATGGCAACAGACACAGCAGAATAAGGAG TCGGGTTTAGTGTATACAGAAGAAGAATGGGAACGGGAGTGGAATGAACTGCTTAAACTGGCATCGAGTGAGCCTCGTACACATTTCAGCAAAAATGGAGGCACTGGTGGTGG AGTGGACAATTCAGAAGATCCAGTCTATGAGAGTTTAGAAGAGTTCCATGTTTTTGTCTTGGCCCATATTTTGAGAAGACCTATTGTTGTAGTAGCAGACACCATGTTACGGGACTCAGGGGGAGAAG CATTTGCACCTATACCATTTGGAGGAATTTATTTGCCACTTGAAGTTCTACCTAACAGATGCCATTGCTCACCTCTTGTGCTAGCCTATGATCAGGCCCATTTCTCTGCTCTTGTTTCCATGGAACAAAAAGATCAACAGCGAGAACAAG CGGTGATCCCCCTGACTGACTCTGAACACAAGTTGCTGCCTTTGCACTTTGCGGTCGATCCTGGGAAAGACTGGGAGTGGGGAAAAGATGACAATGATAACACCAGGCTGGCCAA TTTGATTCTGTCTCTTGAGGCAAAGCTTAATCTTCTGCACAGCTATATGAATGTAACATGGATACGCATACCATCTGAGACACGG GCCCCTTTGGCTCAACCAGAATCTCCTACAGCTTCAGCTGGGGAAGATGTTCAGTCCCTGGCTGACTCAATGGACTCAGACCGAGATTCCATCTGTAGTAATTCCAATGGCAATAATGGcaaaaacagtaaagaaaaagaaaaggacaagCAGAGGAAAGATAAagacaaaaccaggacagaTTCAGTTGCAAATAAAATAGGAAGCCTCAGTAAAACCCTgggaattaaattaaaaaagaatatggGTGGTCTTGGAGGCCTGGTGCATGGCAAAATGAGCAGAGCCAATTCAgggaatggaaaaaatggcGATGCAGTAGAGAAAGTCAAAGAGAAGAAATCCAAGTCTCGAAAAGGGAGCAAAGAGGAGTCTGGACAGTCTGCGAGCACCTCTCCGTCTGAAAAGACCACTCCATCCCCGACCGACAGAGCAAGCAACTCACCCATTGAAAAGACGAACGCTAAATCCTTCCCTGACAAGCAGTCCGACCCGTGGAAGTACAGCACTGACGTGAAACTCAGCCTCAACATTCTGAGAGCTGCCATGCAGGGGGAACGGAAGTTTATTTTTGCTGGCCTTCTTTTGACCAGTCACAGGCATCAGTTCCACGAGGAGATGATAGGCTACTACCTGACCAGTGCACAggagcgtttcaatgcagaacaggaacagaaaagaaaggatgcTGAGAAGAAGGCTGCACTGAACGGGTCATCTAGTAGGAAACTGGAGCCAGAAGCATATTcgaaagaaaaatcagaaacatcTCCTCAGGATAGGGCATCACCCGTCTTGCCTCAAAGCCATACAACTCAGCtggttttaaaatttaaagacCGCACTAGCCCCACTCCTGGGTCATTTTCTTCACCAAGTAACGGTGCTAAGAAAAGTGGACCCATTCCAGTATCTGCCCACTATAGCCATACGCCACCTGTCCAAAGGCAAAGTGTCATCCATTTGCATGATGTCAACTCCAAGCCATCGAGCTTCCAAGATGATACCTACAAGCCAGTGGTTGGCACCTTAAAGACCTGTGCCACCTATCCCCAACAGAACAGATCACTGTCTTCTCAGAGCTATAGCCCAGCCCGGATATCCGGTATCCGCACAGTGAACACAGTGGAATCGCTGAGCTATGCCATGCCTACTGAACACAAGTCTCAGACATACACAAATGGGTTCAATACTGGTGATATTAGAGACTGCTTAGAATATGCTGATGAGGATGCTCCACAGACCTGGTTGAACAATGATAAAAATCAAGGCAGAAGCACAGTTTGCCCAATATATTCCATCCAGCAGAACCGCTGTAAGAAGGAGAACTGTTCCTTCTATGGTCGTCCTGAGACTGAAAATTACTGTTCATACTGCTACAAAGAGGAGTTAAAGCgcagggagagagaaaacaagggACACAGGCATTGA
- the OTUD7A gene encoding OTU domain-containing protein 7A isoform X2 → MPSSRPASPAAACLAAPLNDHMTLDMDAVLSDFVRSTGAEPGLARDLLEGKNWDLTAALNDYEQLRQVHTANLPQAFNEGRYHKQQEPEQPPQVTKAERPCLQRQDDIAQEKRLSRGISHASSAIVSLARSHVANECSNEQFPLEMPIYTFQLPDLSVYSEDFRSFIERDLIEQATMVALEQAGRLNWWSTVCTSCKRLLPLATTGDGNCLLHAASLGKGMWGFHDRDLVLRKALYTMMRSGAEREALKRRWRWQQTQQNKESGLVYTEEEWEREWNELLKLASSEPRTHFSKNGGTGGGVDNSEDPVYESLEEFHVFVLAHILRRPIVVVADTMLRDSGGEAFAPIPFGGIYLPLEVLPNRCHCSPLVLAYDQAHFSALVSMEQKDQQREQAVIPLTDSEHKLLPLHFAVDPGKDWEWGKDDNDNTRLANLILSLEAKLNLLHSYMNVTWIRIPSETRAPLAQPESPTASAGEDVQSLADSMDSDRDSICSNSNGNNGKNSKEKEKDKQRKDKDKTRTDSVANKIGSLSKTLGIKLKKNMGGLGGLVHGKMSRANSGNGKNGDAVEKVKEKKSKSRKGSKEESGQSASTSPSEKTTPSPTDRASNSPIEKTNAKSFPDKQSDPWKYSTDVKLSLNILRAAMQGERKFIFAGLLLTSHRHQFHEEMIGYYLTSAQERFNAEQEQKRKDAEKKAALNGSSSRKLEPEAYSKEKSETSPQDRASPVLPQSHTTQLVLKFKDRTSPTPGSFSSPSNGAKKSGPIPVSAHYSHTPPVQRQSVIHLHDVNSKPSSFQDDTYKPVVGTLKTCATYPQQNRSLSSQSYSPARISGIRTVNTVESLSYAMPTEHKSQTYTNGFNTGDIRDCLEYADEDAPQTWLNNDKNQGRSTVCPIYSIQQNRCKKENCSFYGRPETENYCSYCYKEELKRRERENKGHRH, encoded by the exons ATGCCTTCTAGCCGACCAGCGAGTCCTGCTGCTGCATGCCTGGCAGCACCTCTGAATGATCACATGACTCTTGATATGGATGCAGTCCTGTCAGACTTTGTTCGGTCCACAGGGGCAGAACCAGGTCTGGCGAGAGACTTACTGGAAG GCAAAAACTGGGACTTGACAGCAGCGTTGAATGATTATGAGCAGCTCCGGCAGGTACACACGGCCAACCTGCCACAGGCGTTCAACGAGGGCAGGTACCACaagcagcaggagccagagcAGCCTCCCCAGGTGACAAAGGCAGAGCGGCCCTGCCTGCAAAGGCAGGATGACATTGCTCAAG aaaagcgTCTTTCCAGAGGTATTTCTCATGCCAGCTCAGCCATAGTCTCCCTTGCTCGATCACATGTAGCAAATGAGTGCAGCAACGAACAGTTTCCTTTGGAGATGCCCATCTACACATTCCAACTGCCAGACCTTAGCGTGTATAGTGAAGACTTCAGAAGCTTCATTGAGCGTGACTTAATTGAGCAGGCAACGATGGTTGCTTTGGAGCAAGCAG GACGATTGAATTGGTGGTCCACGGTGTGTACAAGCTGCAAACGTCTTCTTCCCTTAGCTACAACCGGTGATGGAAACTGCCTCTTGCATGCTGCATCTTTAGGTAAGG GGATGTGGGGATTTCATGACCGGGACCTTGTTCTGCGTAAAGCACTCTATACGATGATGAGAAGTGGAGCTGAAAGGGAAGCACTGAAAAGAAGATGGAGATGGCAACAGACACAGCAGAATAAGGAG TCGGGTTTAGTGTATACAGAAGAAGAATGGGAACGGGAGTGGAATGAACTGCTTAAACTGGCATCGAGTGAGCCTCGTACACATTTCAGCAAAAATGGAGGCACTGGTGGTGG AGTGGACAATTCAGAAGATCCAGTCTATGAGAGTTTAGAAGAGTTCCATGTTTTTGTCTTGGCCCATATTTTGAGAAGACCTATTGTTGTAGTAGCAGACACCATGTTACGGGACTCAGGGGGAGAAG CATTTGCACCTATACCATTTGGAGGAATTTATTTGCCACTTGAAGTTCTACCTAACAGATGCCATTGCTCACCTCTTGTGCTAGCCTATGATCAGGCCCATTTCTCTGCTCTTGTTTCCATGGAACAAAAAGATCAACAGCGAGAACAAG CGGTGATCCCCCTGACTGACTCTGAACACAAGTTGCTGCCTTTGCACTTTGCGGTCGATCCTGGGAAAGACTGGGAGTGGGGAAAAGATGACAATGATAACACCAGGCTGGCCAA TTTGATTCTGTCTCTTGAGGCAAAGCTTAATCTTCTGCACAGCTATATGAATGTAACATGGATACGCATACCATCTGAGACACGG GCCCCTTTGGCTCAACCAGAATCTCCTACAGCTTCAGCTGGGGAAGATGTTCAGTCCCTGGCTGACTCAATGGACTCAGACCGAGATTCCATCTGTAGTAATTCCAATGGCAATAATGGcaaaaacagtaaagaaaaagaaaaggacaagCAGAGGAAAGATAAagacaaaaccaggacagaTTCAGTTGCAAATAAAATAGGAAGCCTCAGTAAAACCCTgggaattaaattaaaaaagaatatggGTGGTCTTGGAGGCCTGGTGCATGGCAAAATGAGCAGAGCCAATTCAgggaatggaaaaaatggcGATGCAGTAGAGAAAGTCAAAGAGAAGAAATCCAAGTCTCGAAAAGGGAGCAAAGAGGAGTCTGGACAGTCTGCGAGCACCTCTCCGTCTGAAAAGACCACTCCATCCCCGACCGACAGAGCAAGCAACTCACCCATTGAAAAGACGAACGCTAAATCCTTCCCTGACAAGCAGTCCGACCCGTGGAAGTACAGCACTGACGTGAAACTCAGCCTCAACATTCTGAGAGCTGCCATGCAGGGGGAACGGAAGTTTATTTTTGCTGGCCTTCTTTTGACCAGTCACAGGCATCAGTTCCACGAGGAGATGATAGGCTACTACCTGACCAGTGCACAggagcgtttcaatgcagaacaggaacagaaaagaaaggatgcTGAGAAGAAGGCTGCACTGAACGGGTCATCTAGTAGGAAACTGGAGCCAGAAGCATATTcgaaagaaaaatcagaaacatcTCCTCAGGATAGGGCATCACCCGTCTTGCCTCAAAGCCATACAACTCAGCtggttttaaaatttaaagacCGCACTAGCCCCACTCCTGGGTCATTTTCTTCACCAAGTAACGGTGCTAAGAAAAGTGGACCCATTCCAGTATCTGCCCACTATAGCCATACGCCACCTGTCCAAAGGCAAAGTGTCATCCATTTGCATGATGTCAACTCCAAGCCATCGAGCTTCCAAGATGATACCTACAAGCCAGTGGTTGGCACCTTAAAGACCTGTGCCACCTATCCCCAACAGAACAGATCACTGTCTTCTCAGAGCTATAGCCCAGCCCGGATATCCGGTATCCGCACAGTGAACACAGTGGAATCGCTGAGCTATGCCATGCCTACTGAACACAAGTCTCAGACATACACAAATGGGTTCAATACTGGTGATATTAGAGACTGCTTAGAATATGCTGATGAGGATGCTCCACAGACCTGGTTGAACAATGATAAAAATCAAGGCAGAAGCACAGTTTGCCCAATATATTCCATCCAGCAGAACCGCTGTAAGAAGGAGAACTGTTCCTTCTATGGTCGTCCTGAGACTGAAAATTACTGTTCATACTGCTACAAAGAGGAGTTAAAGCgcagggagagagaaaacaagggACACAGGCATTGA
- the OTUD7A gene encoding OTU domain-containing protein 7A isoform X1 encodes MPSSRPASPAAACLAAPLNDHMTLDMDAVLSDFVRSTGAEPGLARDLLEGKNWDLTAALNDYEQLRQVHTANLPQAFNEGRYHKQQEPEQPPQVTKAERPCLQRQDDIAQEKRLSRGISHASSAIVSLARSHVANECSNEQFPLEMPIYTFQLPDLSVYSEDFRSFIERDLIEQATMVALEQAGRLNWWSTVCTSCKRLLPLATTGDGNCLLHAASLGKGMWGFHDRDLVLRKALYTMMRSGAEREALKRRWRWQQTQQNKESGLVYTEEEWEREWNELLKLASSEPRTHFSKNGGTGGGVDNSEDPVYESLEEFHVFVLAHILRRPIVVVADTMLRDSGGEAFAPIPFGGIYLPLEVLPNRCHCSPLVLAYDQAHFSALVSMEQKDQQREQAVIPLTDSEHKLLPLHFAVDPGKDWEWGKDDNDNTRLANLILSLEAKLNLLHSYMNVTWIRIPSETRQAPLAQPESPTASAGEDVQSLADSMDSDRDSICSNSNGNNGKNSKEKEKDKQRKDKDKTRTDSVANKIGSLSKTLGIKLKKNMGGLGGLVHGKMSRANSGNGKNGDAVEKVKEKKSKSRKGSKEESGQSASTSPSEKTTPSPTDRASNSPIEKTNAKSFPDKQSDPWKYSTDVKLSLNILRAAMQGERKFIFAGLLLTSHRHQFHEEMIGYYLTSAQERFNAEQEQKRKDAEKKAALNGSSSRKLEPEAYSKEKSETSPQDRASPVLPQSHTTQLVLKFKDRTSPTPGSFSSPSNGAKKSGPIPVSAHYSHTPPVQRQSVIHLHDVNSKPSSFQDDTYKPVVGTLKTCATYPQQNRSLSSQSYSPARISGIRTVNTVESLSYAMPTEHKSQTYTNGFNTGDIRDCLEYADEDAPQTWLNNDKNQGRSTVCPIYSIQQNRCKKENCSFYGRPETENYCSYCYKEELKRRERENKGHRH; translated from the exons ATGCCTTCTAGCCGACCAGCGAGTCCTGCTGCTGCATGCCTGGCAGCACCTCTGAATGATCACATGACTCTTGATATGGATGCAGTCCTGTCAGACTTTGTTCGGTCCACAGGGGCAGAACCAGGTCTGGCGAGAGACTTACTGGAAG GCAAAAACTGGGACTTGACAGCAGCGTTGAATGATTATGAGCAGCTCCGGCAGGTACACACGGCCAACCTGCCACAGGCGTTCAACGAGGGCAGGTACCACaagcagcaggagccagagcAGCCTCCCCAGGTGACAAAGGCAGAGCGGCCCTGCCTGCAAAGGCAGGATGACATTGCTCAAG aaaagcgTCTTTCCAGAGGTATTTCTCATGCCAGCTCAGCCATAGTCTCCCTTGCTCGATCACATGTAGCAAATGAGTGCAGCAACGAACAGTTTCCTTTGGAGATGCCCATCTACACATTCCAACTGCCAGACCTTAGCGTGTATAGTGAAGACTTCAGAAGCTTCATTGAGCGTGACTTAATTGAGCAGGCAACGATGGTTGCTTTGGAGCAAGCAG GACGATTGAATTGGTGGTCCACGGTGTGTACAAGCTGCAAACGTCTTCTTCCCTTAGCTACAACCGGTGATGGAAACTGCCTCTTGCATGCTGCATCTTTAGGTAAGG GGATGTGGGGATTTCATGACCGGGACCTTGTTCTGCGTAAAGCACTCTATACGATGATGAGAAGTGGAGCTGAAAGGGAAGCACTGAAAAGAAGATGGAGATGGCAACAGACACAGCAGAATAAGGAG TCGGGTTTAGTGTATACAGAAGAAGAATGGGAACGGGAGTGGAATGAACTGCTTAAACTGGCATCGAGTGAGCCTCGTACACATTTCAGCAAAAATGGAGGCACTGGTGGTGG AGTGGACAATTCAGAAGATCCAGTCTATGAGAGTTTAGAAGAGTTCCATGTTTTTGTCTTGGCCCATATTTTGAGAAGACCTATTGTTGTAGTAGCAGACACCATGTTACGGGACTCAGGGGGAGAAG CATTTGCACCTATACCATTTGGAGGAATTTATTTGCCACTTGAAGTTCTACCTAACAGATGCCATTGCTCACCTCTTGTGCTAGCCTATGATCAGGCCCATTTCTCTGCTCTTGTTTCCATGGAACAAAAAGATCAACAGCGAGAACAAG CGGTGATCCCCCTGACTGACTCTGAACACAAGTTGCTGCCTTTGCACTTTGCGGTCGATCCTGGGAAAGACTGGGAGTGGGGAAAAGATGACAATGATAACACCAGGCTGGCCAA TTTGATTCTGTCTCTTGAGGCAAAGCTTAATCTTCTGCACAGCTATATGAATGTAACATGGATACGCATACCATCTGAGACACGG CAGGCCCCTTTGGCTCAACCAGAATCTCCTACAGCTTCAGCTGGGGAAGATGTTCAGTCCCTGGCTGACTCAATGGACTCAGACCGAGATTCCATCTGTAGTAATTCCAATGGCAATAATGGcaaaaacagtaaagaaaaagaaaaggacaagCAGAGGAAAGATAAagacaaaaccaggacagaTTCAGTTGCAAATAAAATAGGAAGCCTCAGTAAAACCCTgggaattaaattaaaaaagaatatggGTGGTCTTGGAGGCCTGGTGCATGGCAAAATGAGCAGAGCCAATTCAgggaatggaaaaaatggcGATGCAGTAGAGAAAGTCAAAGAGAAGAAATCCAAGTCTCGAAAAGGGAGCAAAGAGGAGTCTGGACAGTCTGCGAGCACCTCTCCGTCTGAAAAGACCACTCCATCCCCGACCGACAGAGCAAGCAACTCACCCATTGAAAAGACGAACGCTAAATCCTTCCCTGACAAGCAGTCCGACCCGTGGAAGTACAGCACTGACGTGAAACTCAGCCTCAACATTCTGAGAGCTGCCATGCAGGGGGAACGGAAGTTTATTTTTGCTGGCCTTCTTTTGACCAGTCACAGGCATCAGTTCCACGAGGAGATGATAGGCTACTACCTGACCAGTGCACAggagcgtttcaatgcagaacaggaacagaaaagaaaggatgcTGAGAAGAAGGCTGCACTGAACGGGTCATCTAGTAGGAAACTGGAGCCAGAAGCATATTcgaaagaaaaatcagaaacatcTCCTCAGGATAGGGCATCACCCGTCTTGCCTCAAAGCCATACAACTCAGCtggttttaaaatttaaagacCGCACTAGCCCCACTCCTGGGTCATTTTCTTCACCAAGTAACGGTGCTAAGAAAAGTGGACCCATTCCAGTATCTGCCCACTATAGCCATACGCCACCTGTCCAAAGGCAAAGTGTCATCCATTTGCATGATGTCAACTCCAAGCCATCGAGCTTCCAAGATGATACCTACAAGCCAGTGGTTGGCACCTTAAAGACCTGTGCCACCTATCCCCAACAGAACAGATCACTGTCTTCTCAGAGCTATAGCCCAGCCCGGATATCCGGTATCCGCACAGTGAACACAGTGGAATCGCTGAGCTATGCCATGCCTACTGAACACAAGTCTCAGACATACACAAATGGGTTCAATACTGGTGATATTAGAGACTGCTTAGAATATGCTGATGAGGATGCTCCACAGACCTGGTTGAACAATGATAAAAATCAAGGCAGAAGCACAGTTTGCCCAATATATTCCATCCAGCAGAACCGCTGTAAGAAGGAGAACTGTTCCTTCTATGGTCGTCCTGAGACTGAAAATTACTGTTCATACTGCTACAAAGAGGAGTTAAAGCgcagggagagagaaaacaagggACACAGGCATTGA